Part of the Lycium ferocissimum isolate CSIRO_LF1 chromosome 6, AGI_CSIRO_Lferr_CH_V1, whole genome shotgun sequence genome, CTAACAAAGGTGACTCCGTACCTGGGGGATTCGATAGAACCAACCCCTTAAGGTATAAGTGTAGCCTTCAAAACTTGGGGATAATGAACCTGTTCCTTTGTCCTCCTCCACTTAAATATTAGGCAGGGCTTAGTTCGTTTTGTCGCAGACTCCAACCGgtaatttaaatcacaagtcTTTCAAGCTTTGTCAATTGAACTAAGCCATGCCGACTTTGGTCTCATGCTTCCCACCCCATTAGAACCATCCCATCGACTCCCTGCCTAGCGGCGGAATCAGAAATTTTATGCGGGAATTCAAAAAAGTACTAGAATGTCGTACCTCGGATGTGAATAGGGGCACATCCTGTTAGTAAGCTATGGGTTGATTTGAATCCATAGATTTTGGCTAAGGCCCTGTCTATGTGTTAAAAAAGtcaccaaatatatatataagtaatagATTCTAAACACAGTAAATTTGATGAAGGCGTGGTAAACTTATGAGTCTAAACTCATAAAGTTTAAATCCTAGATCTGTCTAAGAATGTGAACCGATAACGTAAAGCAAATTTTGAACTCTTTTgccaatacaatataattttctcttaagcgaagggGAATCTATAGTTATAGccaaaaaaatatcattttcacCCTACTTATATGAGTATAATTTTTCAAAGAGGAGATTTTCTACTCTGCCCCTACCTTATTGCTAAGAGTTTAAGTTTCATCAACTGACGCGTAAAAAGTATCTATACAATCAAAATCAGACTGAACACGTGAATTATTTACATCGTTAGTGAATAAAACTTGTACGTTTTTGTTGATAATGTTTAACATTAGAACTGAAAATGTGTCTTCCCATTTTGAAGGTTTGTTCAGGAAAAATTCGAAGAGATATTCAAGAAACATGCACATTCAAATGGAAACGCCTTGACAGGCCAGGAATTGGATGAAATGCTAAAGGCAAACAGGGAACCGAAGGACCATAAGGGACGGTAATACAATTTTCTCTATCCTAAATATTGGAGTTTATCAGTAAACTATTGTTAGTAATCCCTCTAATCCCAAATATTAGTCCTTTTACCAATTGggcttattttaaaatattttatacttgaggaaaaaaagaaacatttattacttcccttattttaatttatgtgacgtAGTTTGAATttgcacggagtttaagaaaaaaataatcgaCTTCTGAAACTTGTTGGCGAAAACATCCCATAGCGTACGTCTTTGTGTGACTATAAGACTTTTAAAAACTATAGCTTACACATACCAGACCATTAATTTGTGTGGTCATAAAACCTTCTTATTAGGGGTAAAATGAAAAGCTTAATGCTAATTGTttccgaatatatatatatatatatatatatatatatatatatatattccttttAGAgtgcattaaaaaaaatagtgtgTCATTTAAACTAGAAGGAGGGACTACacactttttttgttgttgcagaTTCATCCTTATTGTTGGCTAGAATTTTTAGTGGAATACTAATTGAGATGTTTAAGAGAGTCATAAAGGATAATTTAGATAAATAATCTTAtaattaaaactattaaatatttttttatttaaattaagCGGTATGTAAGAATCTTAAAACATATAATctaattattattgttgttgttgttgttgggttcaTGAAGCAAGTAAAAATATACTAATAAGGTGGATTATGTTATGCAGTATCGCTGCTTTGTCAGAGTGGAAGGCACTATACTTTCTTTGCAAAGACAAGCATGGATTGCTTGGAAAAGAAACAGTTAGAGGTGTTTATGATGGTAGCTTATTTGAACAAATGGCAAAGGAGCACCAATCCAGgaagaaaaagtaattaaattatcTTCATCGTTTAATTAATTCCTAATTGTTTCTCATCAATTATGTTTTGCAattgatttctcttttttttttcttttttttttccttatacaATTTTAATAGCATTCCAGAATTATATCAAGTTCATAAGAATGGGGATCTCTTGTAATCCTAGCCACAATGTACAGTTAAGTACATCTGTTATGTATGGATTACTGATAGCTGGAATCTGGTGGATTTTCTCTATATTCGTAATTTGTAGTTGTGAGTTAATTCTTTGTACTGATCTGTGGAAGTGATTTTCTCTCATTATATGGCAGTTTaattgtggtttttttttttttttttttttttttttttgtgtgtgtttatCTGATTAAATTGtcatctttccttttcttttttggtcacCTTCCGAATATGGAATGCCTACATCTAGCATGCCTAAAATGATCCTGGTAATAGCAAGTACTACTTTACAGGAATACATATACGTATTTAATCTT contains:
- the LOC132060009 gene encoding probable peroxygenase 5; the protein is MASCNNIHQEGIEKREPTPLEKHVMFFDIDKNGIIYPWETYQGFRKIGCGIFLSIFASFFINFGLSRNTRPGKWPSLLFPIEVKNIKFAKHGSDSGVYDSEGRFVQEKFEEIFKKHAHSNGNALTGQELDEMLKANREPKDHKGRIAALSEWKALYFLCKDKHGLLGKETVRGVYDGSLFEQMAKEHQSRKKNIPELYQVHKNGDLL